The Anabaena sp. PCC 7108 region CGCAGACACATATATTGAAAAGTCCTGTGCGTCTATGCGTCATAAAATAGCGCAGTGTTTGATTTCTCGCGTCATTGTTGCTACGTCAGATCGGGCGCAGCAATTAATGGTACAGGGATATGGTGCTGAATGGTTGTCTGCACACCAACTATGTGGCGAAGTGGAAACAACTGTTTGTCGGATGCGGCATAAGTACCAAACACGCAAACAGTCAAAGAGTCGATTTTTAGCCAATGCTATTGATGCTAAGGCAAGGCAGCGTCTGGCGGAGTTGCGGATGGGATTATAAAAAAGAGTATTCTGCAAATCCATCAATTGCTCTCCTGGAGCGACTTCAGGCTGTAAAAAATTATAGATTTCAGCAGCTACCAAAGAAAATTAAAAAAAAATTTTCAAAAGTACTTGCCATAATCTGTTTTTGGCTTTAATATAGAAAACGTTGAGAGCGTTCCTCAGTAGCTCAGTGGTAGAGCGATCGACTGTTAATCGATTGGTCGCTGGTTCGAATCCGGCCTGGGGAGTTTAAATGAATAAAAGATAAGGCATGAAGTAGGAAAGCAGAAATTTCCAACTTCGTGCCTTTGAATTTTATTCAGATAGATATACTAAAAACGGTGGGAAAGTTTACTTTTAAACGCAGCGAAAAGTTCCTCGTAGCCGGGTTTCCCGGCGTAGGAACGCCACTTTGCACAACGGGGGGAACCCCCGCAAGCAAGTGACTCAACTTTTCAAGACAAAGTAACGCAGAACGGAGGAGAGATGAAGATGAATTTTTGAGAATGCAAAAATAACAGAATTATATAATTTTTTAAAACCTTAGTTTCTATTATTTTAAATCAACCTTGATTTTAAAAGTAGCTGATTTCACAAATTATATTTAATCAAATGTTTGCGAAATTTGCACTTTATAAATGCCAAGTCATGATTATTAAAGGTGTTAAAGAGAATATTTATATCTTAGAAAAATAATTTATTCTGAGCCTCATAAAATATCGATATCTATGTTATTGTTAGGTTAGGAATCAAAAAAATCAAAGTTCAAAAAAGCTTCAAGTAGAAATTGAGGTCAACTCAATCAAGTTCTTTTGTTCTGGTAAATCCACTTCAATCGATATATCTTTTCTGACGGAAAAGATCAGAGCAGATGAATTAGAAAAGTTACCCTCGTAACAACTTGAAGTCAATCAGAATTCCTTTGAGTATGTGCCAATAAGAATTGGCTAACTAGATAACATTATCTACCAGATGGGATTAGCCTTGGAGTTTGGGAAGAAAGACTCTTAGAGGATGTCTGGTAAATGTATAGGAATCAGAAATGTAAGCGACTCAATGCCAGCAGGAACAAGCATTTTTAACCGTGAACTAGTACAACAATGGGATTTATTTCCCTGTATTAATCACGGTGAGATTTAGTGATTGTCAAGGAATATCTAAAAGCTGTACCAATAAAGCAGTTTTTCAGTACTTGGGAATTAGAAGTTTTTGGTAGCGATGAAACAGGCAAAATCGTGGAAGTTATAGCAACCATTGAGAGTAAAGTGCAATGTTGGTTGGTTGGTTTAGGGGGAAAATCTGCATAAAGGTGAATCCCTATTGCAACTACTCTCCAGATTTAAGCAATCTATGATGCTGTGACAACAACTGATCATGCTTAATTCAAGCTGTTAAAGACTTTTTGATTGGGAGATATAAATTTCTTCTCAATAAATTCCTAGCACCTATGTTTAAGGAAAATTTTGCGATAAATAGCATGATTTTCTCTCAAAAAAAGGAACTGAATCTGCGTTTGGTAGTACTTGCAGTATATTCCTTGAGCGATCGCTATAAAGTTTCTGTTTCGCAATTGAACAATATCTCAAATCCAGCTTCAGACCTATCCACAAAATAATTGTAGGAATAAACTCATCATGGCTACTGACTCCAATATTAGACAAATTGCTTTCTACGGTAAAGGTGGTATTGGTAAATCTACCACTTCTCAAAACACCCTTGCGGCTATGGCAGAAATGGGTCAACGCATCATGATTGTCGGCTGCGACCCTAAAGCTGACTCTACCCGGTTGATGCTTCACTCTAAAGCTCAAACCACCGTTCTTTCCTTGGCTGCTGAAAGAGGTGCTGTTGAAGATTTAGAACTCAGTGAAGTACTGTTGACCGGTTTCCGTGGTGTTAAGTGCGTAGAATCTGGTGGTCCAGAACCCGGTGTAGGTTGTGCAGGTCGTGGTATTATCACCGCTATTAACTTCCTAGAAGAAAATGGTGCTTACACAGATTTAGATTTCGTATCTTACGACGTATTAGGTGACGTTGTATGTGGTGGTTTCGCCATGCCAATTCGGGAAGGAAAAGCACAAGAAATCTACATCGTGACATCAGGTGAAATGATGGCGATGTATGCTGCTAACAACATCGCTCGTGGTGTTTTAAAATATGCTCACACTGGTGGTGTGCGTTTAGGTGGATTGATTTGTAACAGCCGTAACGTTGACAGGGAAGTCGAATTAATCGAAACCTTGGCAAAACGTTTGAACACCCACATGATTCACTTCGTACCCCGTGACAATATCGTTCAACACGCAGAATTGCGTCGGATGACTGTTAACGAATATGCACCTGATAGTGATCAGGGTAATGAATATCGGACACTGGCTAAAAAGATTATCAACAACAAAAATCTGACTATTCCTACACCTATTGAAATGGAAGAACTAGAAGAATTGTTGATTGAGTTCGGTATTCTTGAAAGTGACGAAAATACTGAAAAACTGGTTGGTAAGTCAGCTACTGAAGCACCAGTCAAAAAATAGGAATACGAAGAAATTAAGGCTTGAGATTGGGGAGGATTAATTAATAGTTAGTCCCACCCTTTCCCTAATTCATGAATGTGTCATCATCACAAGAGTTATATCTGATTCAGGGATGCTTACATTAGAGAGTTTTTGCTGTGCTGATTTAACTAGAGATGCTTCCTGAATCTAGTTTCCATTCATGCTTTAGCAATTCTTGGTAAGTCGTTTCTTGAATCATCATATACTCATACAAGTTTAGTAAAAATACCTGAGCTTGTTCACGAGACATTTGCTGTACTTGATCACCAAAAATCCTGAGGCTAAATTCTTGTTCTAAAGATAATTTTGTAGGCTGATTCATTGCTGGCTCCTATGCCCAATTGGGGCAAAATAAAGGGTCAATACTGGCTATCCAGGTTTTAAGCAGTCATATATTTATTGAGTCTGAGGACATTCCTTTATTGAAGGGTGTAAGGCATTAACTTTATGTTTTACTAAGTTATGTTAATAAGTATAACGAATTATTTACAATTCTGACGTGATGGGAGTCAGATCAACATGAAAAAATATGACCAACTAGTTATTAACCACGTTAGTCCTGAAGTGAGACAGTTGATGAAGCTTTATGCTGCTGTTAATAACTGTACACAGGCGGAAATGTTGGAGCGTATTATTATGGAGTGGCACGCGCAACAAAGTCTCAGTGAAAGACCTCCAGGTAATGAGGATGAGTAGGTTGATAGTGGCTACTCTCCCTACTATTACGTAGCTGAAAAATCATTTAAGTATGGAAAACTACTGTGAACAGAGGTAGAAAAGCAAATAGAAAGATATGCCAGGACTGTAATTGAGCTTCTGAAGTCGGTTCTGGTGGTGTCAATAAAGCCTCTATTCTCTGTTCCAAGCGATCCGCAGCACCTAAAGCAGCACAGCAAACTTCTTCTCCTACGGGGTTTTTGCTAACTACTAAAAGTAACGATTCTGCTAATATCAAGGGATCTACTTGAGATGCGGCGTAACTATCAGCCCGTAATTCTCGCAAAACTAACAATTCTTGCCATAAAGGTTCTGTAT contains the following coding sequences:
- a CDS encoding NblA/ycf18 family protein; this translates as MNQPTKLSLEQEFSLRIFGDQVQQMSREQAQVFLLNLYEYMMIQETTYQELLKHEWKLDSGSISS
- the nifH gene encoding nitrogenase iron protein, whose amino-acid sequence is MATDSNIRQIAFYGKGGIGKSTTSQNTLAAMAEMGQRIMIVGCDPKADSTRLMLHSKAQTTVLSLAAERGAVEDLELSEVLLTGFRGVKCVESGGPEPGVGCAGRGIITAINFLEENGAYTDLDFVSYDVLGDVVCGGFAMPIREGKAQEIYIVTSGEMMAMYAANNIARGVLKYAHTGGVRLGGLICNSRNVDREVELIETLAKRLNTHMIHFVPRDNIVQHAELRRMTVNEYAPDSDQGNEYRTLAKKIINNKNLTIPTPIEMEELEELLIEFGILESDENTEKLVGKSATEAPVKK
- a CDS encoding NYN domain-containing protein gives rise to the protein MSRSIIPSILLVDGYNIIGAWPCLKKTRDGAGLEAARGELVEAITNYSAFQGYETQIVFDAQYQNTASNRETITDFLTVHYTDFGQTADTYIEKSCASMRHKIAQCLISRVIVATSDRAQQLMVQGYGAEWLSAHQLCGEVETTVCRMRHKYQTRKQSKSRFLANAIDAKARQRLAELRMGL